A window from Dendrosporobacter quercicolus encodes these proteins:
- a CDS encoding flavodoxin family protein, whose amino-acid sequence MAFNGSPRSNGNTAQSIQIVLAELHKEGIETEVIQLGGRKVFGCLACNRCWETQNNRCIRQDDEINSFIAKIQEADGVIIGSPTYFSNVSTEVKALIDRCGYVSKANGGTLLRGKVGAAVVSVRRAGATFTYSAINFFFGIAEMIIPGSSYWNMTLALEPGDVQQDEEGKETFRTLGRNMAKLLKQTV is encoded by the coding sequence TTGTTCTGGCTGAACTGCACAAAGAAGGAATTGAAACTGAAGTCATTCAGTTAGGAGGCCGCAAGGTTTTTGGCTGCCTGGCCTGCAACAGGTGCTGGGAAACGCAGAATAACCGCTGTATCAGGCAGGATGATGAGATCAATTCATTTATTGCCAAGATACAGGAGGCGGACGGTGTGATTATCGGTTCGCCGACTTATTTCAGCAATGTGTCGACGGAGGTGAAAGCGCTGATCGACCGCTGCGGCTATGTTTCGAAAGCCAACGGCGGGACGCTGCTGCGGGGAAAAGTAGGCGCGGCGGTTGTGTCTGTCCGCAGAGCGGGCGCCACGTTTACCTATTCAGCCATCAATTTCTTTTTTGGCATTGCTGAGATGATTATTCCCGGCTCCAGTTACTGGAATATGACGCTGGCTTTAGAGCCGGGTGATGTCCAGCAGGATGAGGAGGGTAAGGAAACTTTCCGTACGCTTGGCCGGAACATGGCCAAATTGCTGAAACAAACCGTATGA